From Gemmatimonadaceae bacterium, the proteins below share one genomic window:
- a CDS encoding insulinase family protein — protein MAVAPERGVQRTVLPNGLTVLSEFMPGVRSVALGAWVRAASLHESREKMGVSHFLEHMVFKGSERRSAKDIALALESLGGSLDAYTAREHTSYQARVLDEHLPQAADVMFDLMFRPQLRESDLELERGVILEEISMVEDTPDDIVFEIHGETMWGSHPYGYSILGTPDTVEQLTVDDLRALHRRAYRPERVVVAAAGHVTHDQLLAVLASAGWADLKGEGALEAMPVPHAITPRPSEREEIRDIHQTHLVMGNITVPHSDERRHALQLVNTLFGGGMSSRLFQKVREELGLAYSVHSFQSYHVTAGSQGIYLGCAPERVDDAVEAVQSELALLNLAGLSAEELAMGKQQLKGQITLSMESVGARMYRAAAVELYDEPYKPLDAVLARVDAITAGDVAEVCQDFYRQDLQTVVRLGPG, from the coding sequence GTGGCAGTCGCCCCTGAGCGGGGCGTGCAGCGGACCGTCCTCCCGAACGGACTGACCGTACTCTCGGAGTTCATGCCGGGAGTACGGTCGGTTGCGTTGGGGGCCTGGGTGCGTGCGGCCTCGCTGCACGAGTCGCGCGAGAAGATGGGCGTGTCCCATTTCCTTGAGCACATGGTGTTCAAGGGCAGCGAACGCCGTTCGGCCAAGGACATCGCGCTGGCGCTGGAGTCGCTGGGCGGCTCGCTCGACGCGTACACGGCGCGCGAGCACACGTCCTACCAGGCGCGGGTGCTCGACGAGCACCTGCCGCAGGCCGCCGACGTGATGTTCGACCTGATGTTCCGGCCTCAGTTGCGCGAGAGCGATTTGGAGCTGGAGCGCGGGGTGATCCTCGAGGAAATCTCGATGGTCGAGGACACGCCGGACGACATCGTCTTCGAGATCCACGGCGAGACGATGTGGGGCTCGCATCCGTATGGGTACTCCATCCTGGGCACACCGGACACGGTGGAGCAGCTCACGGTGGATGACCTGCGCGCGCTGCATCGCCGGGCCTACCGTCCGGAGCGCGTGGTGGTGGCCGCGGCGGGGCACGTGACGCACGACCAGTTGCTGGCCGTGCTCGCCTCGGCCGGCTGGGCGGACCTGAAGGGCGAGGGTGCGCTGGAGGCGATGCCGGTGCCGCACGCCATCACGCCAAGGCCCAGCGAGCGCGAGGAGATTCGCGACATCCACCAGACGCATCTGGTGATGGGCAACATCACCGTGCCGCACTCCGATGAGCGGCGGCACGCGCTGCAGTTGGTGAACACGCTGTTTGGTGGCGGAATGAGCTCACGGCTCTTCCAGAAAGTCCGCGAGGAGCTGGGCCTGGCCTACAGTGTGCACAGCTTCCAGAGCTACCACGTGACGGCGGGGTCCCAGGGCATCTATCTTGGATGCGCGCCGGAACGTGTGGACGATGCCGTTGAGGCGGTCCAGAGTGAGTTGGCGTTGCTGAACCTTGCCGGGTTGTCAGCCGAGGAGCTGGCGATGGGCAAGCAGCAGTTGAAGGGGCAGATCACGCTGTCCATGGAGAGCGTGGGGGCCCGGATGTACCGCGCGGCGGCGGTGGAGCTGTATGATGAGCCCTACAAGCCGTTGGATGCGGTGTTGGCGCGAGTGGATGCGATCACTGCCGGGGATGTGGCGGAGGTGTGCCAGGATTTCTACAGGCAGGATCTGCAGACGGTGGTTCGGCTTGGGCCAGGCTAG
- a CDS encoding polyribonucleotide nucleotidyltransferase has translation MHRIERTFAGRPLTIETGRMAKQAAGSALVTYGETVLLASVTVSNKKSPLPFFPLTVEYKEKMYASGKIPGGFIKREGRPRDEEILSCRIIDRSIRPLFPEGFQNEVQVVIYVLSADQENDHDVLGLIATSYALASSHIPWAGPIAGVRVGRVEGKWVLNPTFQALEFSDIDMVVAGSADSIMMVEGGALEVSEDDVVEALKVAQKGIGEIVAMQEELLKKAGTKDKMEWAGTEIPDDVRKTVTKAAEKRIEAAINQKDKATRIQAVEKVKDEVKAEMVEVLDPAHHGLVGNIVGDIEYNALRAQVLDTGLRVDGRKPNVVRDISIDTSVLPRTHGSALFTRGQTQALVVATLGTANDVQRMDNIDDAKETTKSFMLHYNFPPFSTGEAKPMRGTGRREIGHGALAERAIQGVLPAFEEFPYTIRIVSEILESNGSSSMASICGGSLACFDAGIPLKAPVAGVAMGLIKEGKKYAILTDILGTEDHLGDMDFKVAGTETGITSIQMDIKIQGLDLKIMTEALAQAREGRLHILGEMNKALPTVRPDLSPWAPRIVTMTINPEKIGDLIGPKGKTIRGIQDETGAELTVDDSGLVTIAAVGGEAMERARQMVQAITAEPVVGETYQGTVKSVTAFGAFIEIMPGTEALLHVSEMRHHRVEKPEDIVKKGESVTVKLIDRDERGRLRLSMKALMPKPEGAEAAAEGEASSGNGEGGERSERPRSDRPRGDRGGRGGRGGRGRE, from the coding sequence ATGCATCGTATCGAGCGGACCTTCGCTGGCCGCCCCCTCACCATTGAGACCGGGCGCATGGCCAAGCAGGCCGCCGGGTCCGCCCTCGTGACCTACGGCGAGACCGTCCTGCTCGCCAGCGTCACCGTGAGCAACAAGAAGAGCCCGCTGCCCTTCTTCCCGCTCACCGTCGAGTACAAGGAAAAGATGTACGCCTCGGGCAAGATCCCCGGTGGCTTCATCAAGCGCGAAGGCCGGCCCCGCGACGAGGAGATCCTCTCCTGCCGCATCATCGACCGGTCCATCCGCCCGCTGTTCCCGGAAGGCTTCCAGAACGAAGTCCAGGTCGTCATCTACGTCCTGTCCGCGGACCAGGAGAATGACCACGACGTGCTCGGCCTGATCGCCACGTCCTACGCGCTGGCCTCGAGCCACATCCCCTGGGCCGGCCCGATCGCCGGCGTCCGCGTGGGCCGCGTTGAGGGCAAGTGGGTGCTCAACCCGACCTTCCAGGCGCTCGAGTTCTCCGACATCGACATGGTGGTCGCCGGCTCGGCCGACTCGATCATGATGGTCGAGGGCGGCGCGCTCGAGGTCTCCGAGGACGACGTCGTCGAGGCCCTCAAGGTCGCCCAGAAGGGCATCGGCGAGATCGTCGCCATGCAGGAGGAGCTCCTCAAGAAGGCCGGCACGAAGGACAAGATGGAGTGGGCCGGCACGGAGATCCCCGACGACGTGCGCAAGACGGTCACGAAGGCCGCCGAGAAGCGCATCGAGGCCGCGATCAACCAGAAGGACAAGGCCACGCGCATCCAGGCCGTCGAGAAGGTGAAGGACGAGGTGAAGGCGGAGATGGTCGAGGTCCTCGACCCCGCGCACCACGGCCTCGTCGGCAACATCGTCGGCGACATCGAGTACAACGCGCTGCGCGCGCAGGTGCTCGACACCGGCCTCCGTGTCGACGGCCGCAAGCCGAACGTCGTGCGCGACATCTCGATCGACACCTCGGTCCTGCCGCGTACCCACGGCTCCGCGCTCTTCACGCGCGGCCAGACGCAGGCCCTCGTCGTCGCCACCCTCGGCACCGCCAATGACGTCCAGCGCATGGACAACATCGACGACGCCAAGGAGACGACCAAGTCGTTCATGCTGCACTACAACTTCCCGCCGTTCTCCACGGGCGAGGCCAAGCCGATGCGCGGCACCGGCCGTCGCGAGATCGGTCACGGTGCGCTCGCCGAGCGCGCCATCCAGGGCGTGTTGCCGGCCTTTGAGGAGTTCCCGTACACGATCCGCATCGTGTCCGAGATCCTCGAGTCGAACGGCAGCTCCTCGATGGCCTCCATCTGCGGTGGTTCGCTGGCCTGCTTCGACGCCGGCATCCCGCTCAAGGCGCCGGTGGCCGGCGTGGCGATGGGCCTGATCAAGGAAGGCAAGAAGTACGCGATCCTCACGGACATCCTGGGCACCGAGGACCACCTCGGCGACATGGACTTCAAGGTCGCGGGCACCGAGACCGGCATCACGTCCATCCAGATGGACATCAAGATCCAGGGTCTCGACCTCAAGATCATGACCGAGGCGTTGGCGCAGGCGCGTGAAGGCCGCCTGCACATCCTCGGTGAGATGAACAAGGCGCTGCCGACGGTCCGTCCGGACCTGTCGCCGTGGGCGCCGCGCATCGTCACGATGACGATCAACCCCGAGAAGATCGGCGACCTGATCGGTCCGAAGGGCAAGACGATCCGCGGAATCCAGGACGAGACGGGCGCCGAGCTCACGGTGGACGACTCGGGTCTGGTCACGATCGCCGCCGTGGGCGGCGAGGCGATGGAGCGTGCGCGCCAGATGGTGCAGGCCATCACGGCCGAGCCGGTGGTGGGCGAGACCTACCAGGGCACGGTGAAGTCGGTGACGGCCTTCGGTGCCTTCATCGAGATCATGCCGGGCACCGAGGCCCTGCTGCACGTCTCCGAGATGCGCCACCACCGCGTCGAGAAGCCGGAGGACATCGTCAAGAAGGGCGAGTCCGTCACGGTGAAGCTGATCGACCGCGACGAGCGTGGCCGTCTGCGCCTGTCCATGAAGGCGCTGATGCCGAAGCCGGAGGGCGCGGAGGCTGCTGCCGAGGGCGAGGCCTCGTCGGGCAACGGCGAGGGTGGCGAGCGCAGCGAACGTCCGCGTAGCGACCGTCCCCGTGGCGATCGCGGTGGGCGTGGCGGCCGCGGAGGTCGCGGGCGCGAGTGA
- the rpsO gene encoding 30S ribosomal protein S15 produces the protein MAFVKTAVIEKHRQHETDTGSAQVQIAVLTERINYLTEHFRAHHKDHHGRRGLLKMVGKRRRLLDYLKKTNVEEYRRIVADLGLRY, from the coding sequence ATGGCGTTCGTCAAGACGGCGGTGATCGAGAAGCACCGCCAGCACGAGACCGACACGGGCTCGGCCCAGGTGCAGATCGCGGTCCTCACTGAGCGTATCAACTACCTCACGGAGCACTTCCGCGCGCACCACAAGGACCATCACGGCCGTCGCGGCCTCCTCAAGATGGTCGGCAAGCGCCGCCGCCTCCTCGACTATCTCAAGAAGACCAACGTCGAAGAGTACCGCCGCATCGTCGCGGACCTCGGCCTGCGCTACTAG
- a CDS encoding type II toxin-antitoxin system VapC family toxin has product MNVVDSSGWLEYFADGPGADFFAPAIQRLDALVVPSLTLYEVFRRVLQQRGKGEALQAVALMQRGLVVDLDSTLALSAATVGVERRLPLADSVIYATAQAHDATLWTQDADFKDLPGVRYRRAS; this is encoded by the coding sequence GTGAACGTCGTCGACTCGTCGGGCTGGCTGGAGTACTTCGCCGACGGCCCAGGCGCCGATTTCTTCGCCCCGGCGATTCAGCGGCTCGACGCCTTGGTGGTGCCCTCGCTGACGCTGTACGAGGTGTTCCGGCGGGTCCTGCAGCAGCGCGGGAAGGGGGAGGCGCTGCAGGCGGTCGCGCTTATGCAACGGGGCCTCGTTGTCGACCTCGACTCCACGCTGGCACTCTCGGCTGCGACCGTTGGCGTGGAGCGGCGGCTTCCGCTGGCCGACAGCGTGATCTACGCCACCGCCCAGGCGCACGATGCCACGCTCTGGACCCAAGATGCCGATTTCAAGGACCTCCCCGGGGTCCGGTATCGCCGGGCCAGCTGA
- a CDS encoding AbrB/MazE/SpoVT family DNA-binding domain-containing protein → MSVVTVSPKFQVVIPREIRESLGLEPGQKIQAFEYEGRVELVPQRAPKELRGFLKGISTDVPRDRDRV, encoded by the coding sequence ATGTCCGTCGTTACCGTTTCCCCGAAGTTCCAGGTCGTCATCCCTCGTGAGATCCGCGAGTCGCTCGGGCTCGAGCCAGGGCAGAAGATCCAGGCCTTCGAGTACGAGGGGCGGGTGGAGCTCGTCCCGCAGCGGGCGCCGAAGGAGCTGCGCGGCTTCCTGAAGGGCATTTCGACTGATGTTCCGCGGGACCGGGACCGCGTGTGA
- a CDS encoding helix-turn-helix transcriptional regulator encodes MLLGEFRCPPEFPGFRDAGRIRNHVVAFPRSAVWIERDGERPFVSDSTQAVLHTPGREYSRGAVSSAGDVTDWIALPEHVAREIVGEHSVTDAGAARAFRHGRASVPGSLYRAQRALFARAASGEAEAMELEETALRLVGETLALTYRATATPADVGARSEDGTRSADGSTGKARQRDLAEAAKAVLAKHLEQNQGIAQLAERLDVSSFHLCRTFRRATGTTVHGYRRALRLREALHRLAEYRGDLSSLALDLGFSSHAHLTSAFRGAFGVPPSQVALR; translated from the coding sequence GTGCTGCTCGGAGAGTTCCGCTGCCCGCCCGAGTTCCCGGGCTTTCGCGACGCGGGTCGCATCAGGAATCACGTCGTGGCGTTCCCGCGCAGCGCCGTGTGGATCGAGCGGGATGGGGAGCGACCGTTCGTCTCGGACTCCACGCAGGCCGTGCTCCACACGCCGGGCCGCGAGTACAGTCGCGGTGCCGTGTCTTCGGCCGGCGACGTCACCGACTGGATTGCGTTGCCCGAACACGTGGCGCGCGAGATCGTCGGCGAGCACTCGGTGACCGATGCCGGAGCGGCACGCGCGTTTCGTCACGGTCGTGCGAGTGTGCCAGGCTCACTGTACCGCGCGCAGCGTGCACTCTTTGCACGCGCGGCCTCTGGCGAAGCGGAGGCGATGGAACTCGAGGAGACGGCCTTGCGCCTCGTCGGCGAGACGCTCGCGCTCACATACCGGGCGACCGCGACCCCCGCAGACGTGGGGGCTCGATCAGAAGACGGGACGCGGTCGGCGGATGGGTCGACGGGGAAGGCGAGGCAGCGTGATCTCGCCGAAGCAGCCAAGGCGGTGTTGGCGAAGCATCTCGAGCAGAATCAGGGCATCGCCCAGTTGGCCGAGCGACTCGACGTCTCGTCCTTCCACCTCTGTCGGACGTTCCGGCGCGCGACGGGCACAACCGTCCACGGGTACCGGCGTGCATTGCGGCTGCGGGAGGCCCTGCATCGACTCGCCGAGTACCGCGGTGATCTCTCGTCTCTGGCGCTGGACCTGGGATTCAGTAGCCACGCGCATCTGACGTCGGCCTTTCGCGGAGCGTTTGGGGTTCCGCCCTCCCAGGTCGCGTTGCGTTGA
- a CDS encoding FG-GAP repeat protein, with product MRLNFAAPTITAWTTGLATLALVASTSQLAAQAAGGAPPEIQRAQALLQAGHADSVVLILEPFLARSPNAPQAQLLLGDAYRTSGDADKAVATYAQVRSPQPFRLAARFRAAWVEAGRGRSDAAFALIDTLRASGAFDIDNVLNAPQLESLKADARWARLPWRAEEFERPFVEPARIIHEWAGEAKGDQFSWIARGIGDADGDGVSEIVTSAPTNGATGPGQAPGRIYVYSGRSGRLLWQASGKGNEQLGTGLEGAGDVNGDGIPDVIAGAPGGNRAYVYSGRDGRLLHTLAPTDSGGNFGQSAAGAGDQDGDGVDDLVVGAPATTSSAPGAGRVHVFSGRSGALLYTLDGEAAGDAFGSIVAGKKGGRSTPLLVGAPGAGANNTGRVYVYAAAARSPRFTIDADSTGAALGAMFTSVVGDVDRDGTPDIYASDFPNSALGPSTGRIYVHSGADGRRLRTITGEAAGSGFGIGSADIGDVNGDGYDDLVIGAWQYAGAAPSGGRIYLYSGRDGSLLRTITGRVPGETLGFDATGVGDVDGDGSIDLLVTSSWSNINGFRSGRMYVISGR from the coding sequence ATGCGATTGAACTTTGCTGCGCCCACCATCACCGCCTGGACCACGGGGCTGGCGACGCTAGCACTGGTTGCGAGCACATCCCAGCTTGCGGCGCAGGCTGCGGGCGGTGCGCCACCTGAGATCCAGCGCGCGCAGGCGCTGCTGCAGGCGGGTCACGCGGACAGCGTCGTGCTCATCCTCGAGCCCTTCCTCGCGCGTAGCCCCAACGCGCCACAGGCCCAGCTTCTCCTCGGCGACGCCTATCGCACATCCGGTGACGCCGACAAGGCAGTTGCGACCTACGCGCAGGTGCGCAGCCCGCAGCCGTTTCGGCTCGCCGCACGATTCCGCGCCGCGTGGGTGGAGGCCGGCCGCGGCCGCTCAGACGCGGCCTTCGCGTTGATCGACACCCTCCGTGCCAGCGGGGCCTTCGACATCGACAACGTCCTCAACGCGCCGCAGCTCGAGTCGCTCAAGGCCGATGCGCGCTGGGCGCGCCTCCCCTGGCGCGCCGAGGAGTTCGAGCGCCCCTTCGTGGAACCGGCGCGCATCATCCACGAGTGGGCGGGTGAGGCGAAGGGCGACCAGTTCAGTTGGATCGCACGCGGCATTGGTGACGCGGATGGCGATGGAGTGAGTGAGATCGTGACCTCCGCGCCGACCAACGGCGCCACCGGTCCGGGGCAGGCGCCGGGCCGCATCTACGTGTACTCGGGCCGGAGCGGTCGACTGCTCTGGCAGGCTAGCGGCAAGGGCAACGAGCAGTTGGGCACCGGACTCGAAGGCGCCGGCGACGTGAACGGCGATGGCATTCCCGACGTGATCGCGGGTGCGCCCGGTGGGAATCGGGCCTACGTCTACTCGGGGCGCGATGGGCGGTTGCTCCACACACTCGCGCCTACGGATTCGGGTGGAAACTTTGGCCAGAGTGCCGCAGGGGCGGGCGACCAGGACGGCGACGGCGTTGACGACCTGGTGGTGGGAGCGCCGGCGACCACTAGCAGCGCGCCGGGTGCCGGGCGCGTGCACGTGTTTAGCGGGCGCAGCGGCGCGCTGCTCTACACTCTTGATGGCGAAGCGGCTGGTGATGCCTTCGGAAGCATCGTGGCGGGGAAGAAGGGGGGGCGCTCCACGCCGTTGCTCGTCGGCGCGCCAGGTGCAGGTGCAAACAACACGGGCCGCGTCTACGTGTACGCGGCGGCGGCGCGTTCGCCACGCTTCACCATCGACGCCGACTCCACGGGTGCCGCGCTCGGCGCGATGTTCACGTCCGTTGTCGGCGACGTGGACCGTGACGGCACACCCGACATCTATGCCAGCGACTTTCCCAACTCTGCGCTGGGTCCTTCGACGGGACGCATCTACGTGCACTCGGGTGCGGACGGTCGGCGCTTGCGCACCATCACCGGCGAGGCGGCGGGCAGCGGCTTCGGCATCGGCTCCGCGGACATTGGTGACGTGAACGGCGACGGCTACGATGATCTGGTGATCGGTGCTTGGCAGTACGCCGGAGCGGCGCCTTCGGGTGGTCGGATCTATTTGTATTCCGGTCGTGACGGCTCGCTGCTGCGCACCATCACCGGCCGCGTCCCGGGCGAGACCCTTGGCTTCGATGCCACGGGCGTCGGCGACGTCGATGGCGATGGCAGCATCGACCTGCTCGTCACATCGAGTTGGAGCAACATCAATGGGTTTCGCTCGGGGCGGATGTACGTGATCAGCGGACGCTGA
- the rseP gene encoding RIP metalloprotease RseP, producing MLSWLAPLLVLGLVIFVHELGHFLAAKWAGVYAPRFSLGWGKPVWSFRRGETEYAISALPIGGYVRMASREDEQASALEGGPELRDEQPVERSKHWDEHSMIPHGPLPIPEDRWFESKPLYKRLVIMLAGVFMNVVLALIVSIGIFAWYGQGYLPPVVDQVVEDRPAALAGMMTGDSVTAIDGVAIDRWDELLAAVSAAPGREIELTVTRGGEKLTFRMTPESAEVPSTITGAPETVGRIGIGVRATPARERIAIDRAVVAGWNATWAMGGSVIQVLGGLFRGSVSVTQLGGPVEIARASVSAAQSGGLENVWALVAFLSINLAILNLLPIPLLDGGQIVLNVVEGAIRRPLPEMVREWYARIGLVAILALFVTVTFNDLKRLVMGWFGGE from the coding sequence ATGCTCAGCTGGCTGGCACCGCTACTCGTCTTGGGGCTCGTGATCTTCGTGCACGAGCTGGGACATTTTCTCGCGGCCAAGTGGGCCGGCGTGTACGCGCCACGCTTCTCGCTGGGCTGGGGCAAGCCGGTGTGGAGCTTCCGCCGCGGCGAGACGGAGTACGCCATCAGCGCACTACCGATCGGCGGCTACGTGCGCATGGCCTCGCGTGAGGACGAGCAGGCCTCGGCGCTTGAGGGCGGGCCCGAGCTGCGCGACGAGCAGCCGGTGGAGCGGTCCAAGCACTGGGATGAGCACTCGATGATCCCGCACGGTCCGCTGCCGATCCCCGAGGACCGCTGGTTCGAGAGCAAGCCGCTGTACAAGCGGCTGGTCATCATGCTGGCGGGCGTCTTCATGAACGTTGTGCTCGCGCTGATCGTGTCGATCGGTATCTTCGCTTGGTACGGGCAGGGCTACCTGCCGCCTGTGGTTGATCAGGTCGTCGAGGATCGACCTGCCGCGCTCGCTGGGATGATGACCGGTGACAGCGTCACCGCCATCGATGGCGTCGCCATCGACCGCTGGGACGAGTTGCTGGCCGCGGTGTCGGCGGCGCCGGGCCGTGAGATCGAACTGACGGTCACGCGCGGCGGTGAGAAGCTCACCTTCCGCATGACGCCGGAGTCTGCGGAGGTGCCGAGTACAATCACTGGCGCGCCGGAGACGGTGGGGCGCATCGGAATCGGTGTGCGCGCGACACCCGCGCGCGAGCGGATCGCCATTGATCGGGCGGTGGTGGCTGGCTGGAATGCCACCTGGGCGATGGGTGGCAGCGTCATCCAAGTGTTGGGCGGACTGTTCCGCGGCAGCGTGTCAGTGACACAGCTCGGCGGGCCGGTGGAGATTGCGCGGGCCAGTGTGTCAGCGGCGCAGTCCGGCGGGCTTGAGAACGTGTGGGCGCTTGTGGCGTTCCTCAGTATCAACCTCGCGATCCTCAACCTGCTGCCGATCCCGCTGCTGGACGGCGGGCAGATCGTGCTGAACGTGGTCGAGGGCGCGATCCGGCGTCCGCTGCCGGAGATGGTCCGCGAGTGGTACGCGCGGATTGGGTTGGTGGCGATTCTGGCGCTGTTCGTGACGGTGACGTTCAACGATCTGAAGCGGCTCGTGATGGGGTGGTTCGGCGGGGAGTAG
- the dxr gene encoding 1-deoxy-D-xylulose-5-phosphate reductoisomerase produces MSRAGQDARRADAAPQGIALLGATGSIGETAQRVVARHPERFRFVAMTAHGNADALATAVERWRPAFVGLVEPRGRGLPSGWCSGSDCLVEAAQHPEANIVLNAVVGAAGLEATLAALNAGKRVALANKESLVVGGALVQRAQHEHGGAVIPVDSEHSALLQCLAGRVGAAAAGATGAVASSEGETDHALLPVQGVKRFVITASGGPFRTWETERIRAAKVTDALNHPTWAMGKKITIDSASLANKALEVIEAHVLFGIPYSKVEVVVHPQSIVHSMVEFEDGSVLAQLGVPSMELPVLYAMTYPERLVDAGVPRFDPIASSPLTFEAVRHDAFPTLGLGIAAGAKGGAAPAVFNAANEAAVARVIAGSLDFVKIPSAIDAALTRHAGLPGDTLEQLRAADAAARFTVEEFRD; encoded by the coding sequence GTGAGTCGCGCTGGGCAGGACGCGCGGCGAGCCGACGCCGCGCCGCAGGGCATCGCGCTCCTGGGCGCTACGGGCAGCATCGGCGAGACGGCGCAGCGGGTGGTGGCACGGCATCCCGAGCGCTTCCGATTCGTAGCGATGACGGCGCACGGCAACGCGGACGCACTCGCCACGGCGGTCGAGCGCTGGCGGCCGGCGTTCGTCGGATTGGTGGAGCCGCGGGGTCGTGGGCTGCCGAGCGGGTGGTGCTCGGGGAGCGACTGTCTCGTCGAGGCGGCGCAGCATCCCGAAGCGAACATCGTGCTCAACGCCGTTGTTGGTGCGGCGGGGCTTGAGGCTACTCTCGCAGCGCTCAACGCCGGCAAGCGCGTGGCCTTGGCGAACAAGGAGTCGCTGGTGGTTGGCGGTGCGCTGGTGCAACGCGCCCAGCACGAGCACGGCGGTGCCGTGATTCCCGTAGACTCGGAACACTCGGCGCTGCTCCAGTGCCTCGCCGGGCGCGTGGGCGCCGCGGCGGCGGGCGCTACCGGTGCCGTCGCTTCCTCAGAAGGCGAAACCGATCACGCGCTGCTCCCCGTACAGGGTGTGAAGCGGTTCGTGATCACCGCCTCAGGCGGTCCTTTCCGTACCTGGGAGACTGAGCGTATCCGTGCAGCGAAGGTCACGGATGCCTTGAACCACCCCACCTGGGCGATGGGCAAGAAGATCACTATCGACTCGGCGTCCTTGGCCAACAAGGCGCTGGAAGTGATCGAAGCACACGTGTTGTTCGGCATTCCGTATTCGAAGGTCGAGGTCGTGGTGCACCCGCAGAGCATCGTGCACTCGATGGTCGAGTTCGAGGACGGGAGCGTGCTGGCGCAGTTGGGGGTTCCTTCGATGGAGCTTCCCGTGTTGTACGCAATGACCTACCCGGAACGGCTCGTCGACGCGGGCGTACCACGCTTCGATCCCATCGCGTCGTCGCCGCTGACGTTTGAGGCGGTGCGACACGATGCGTTTCCGACGCTTGGCTTGGGTATCGCGGCGGGCGCAAAGGGCGGGGCAGCACCGGCGGTGTTCAACGCCGCCAATGAGGCGGCGGTGGCGCGGGTGATTGCCGGCTCGCTGGACTTTGTGAAGATCCCGTCGGCCATCGATGCGGCGCTCACACGCCACGCGGGCCTGCCGGGCGATACACTGGAGCAGTTGCGCGCCGCCGATGCGGCGGCGCGTTTCACCGTTGAGGAGTTCAGGGACTGA
- a CDS encoding phosphatidate cytidylyltransferase produces the protein MSEFAKRVAFAVAAIPVVAWCVWAGGAPLTVLLSIAAALGAWEYARLAEAAGTRPMSKWTIVLSALIPIMLHAVRLGYAVPGIAWIAMLVPVLLSMALWRRGSEGRPIEAVATTLFGVWYTGGMLAFVYALRYHRFAVTALAGSLLVALPVVLTWLNDSGAFFFGKRFGKKKLMPSVSPGKTWAGAWGALGTTVVATWAIVQFVLVPFAGLGMRLWGVLVFGIAMSVAAQVGDLVESMLKRQAGVKDSSALIPGHGGVLDRVDSLLFTVPIAYVMLEVLLVVAA, from the coding sequence GTGAGCGAGTTCGCCAAGCGAGTCGCGTTCGCGGTCGCTGCGATCCCGGTCGTGGCGTGGTGTGTATGGGCGGGCGGCGCGCCGCTGACCGTGCTCCTCTCCATTGCAGCCGCGCTGGGCGCCTGGGAGTATGCGCGCCTGGCCGAGGCTGCGGGCACGAGGCCGATGTCGAAGTGGACGATCGTGCTCTCGGCGCTGATTCCTATCATGCTGCACGCGGTGCGGTTGGGATACGCCGTGCCGGGCATTGCCTGGATCGCGATGCTGGTGCCGGTGCTGCTCTCGATGGCGCTGTGGCGCCGTGGGAGCGAGGGGCGGCCCATCGAGGCCGTGGCGACGACGCTGTTTGGCGTCTGGTACACGGGCGGCATGCTCGCCTTTGTGTACGCGCTGCGCTATCACCGCTTCGCCGTGACGGCGCTGGCGGGCTCGCTGCTGGTGGCGTTGCCGGTGGTGCTGACCTGGCTCAACGACAGCGGGGCGTTCTTCTTCGGCAAGCGCTTCGGCAAGAAGAAGCTCATGCCCAGTGTGAGCCCCGGAAAGACCTGGGCGGGAGCCTGGGGCGCGCTTGGCACCACTGTGGTCGCGACCTGGGCCATCGTCCAGTTCGTGCTCGTGCCCTTCGCGGGACTCGGCATGCGCCTCTGGGGCGTGCTGGTGTTCGGCATCGCGATGAGCGTGGCGGCGCAGGTCGGCGATCTCGTGGAGTCGATGCTCAAGCGGCAGGCCGGCGTGAAGGACTCCTCGGCGTTGATTCCCGGGCACGGCGGCGTGTTGGACCGCGTGGACTCGCTGCTGTTCACCGTGCCCATCGCGTATGTGATGCTTGAAGTCCTGCTCGTGGTGGCGGCGTGA